A single genomic interval of Cucumis sativus cultivar 9930 chromosome 5, Cucumber_9930_V3, whole genome shotgun sequence harbors:
- the LOC105435463 gene encoding probable sugar phosphate/phosphate translocator At3g11320, with translation MKGSSRFFTIGLVTSWYSSNIGVLLLNKYLLSNYGFKYPIFLTMCHMTACSLLSYVAIAWLKMVPMQTIRSRIQFLKIAALSFVFCISVVFGNISLRYLPVSFNQAVGATTPFFTAVFAYLMTMKREAWLTYVTLIPVVTGVIIASGGEPSFHLFGFIICVAATAARALKSVLQGILLSSEGEKLNSMNLLLYMAPIAVVFLLPAALFMEENVVGITLALARDDKKIIWYLLFNSSLAYFVNLTNFLVTKHTSALTLQVLGNAKGAVAVVISILIFRNPVSVTGMLGYALTVMGVILYSESKKRSK, from the exons ATGAAGGGTTCGAGTCGTTTTTTCACGATCGGGCTTGTAACTTCGTGGTACTCCTCCAACATTGGTGTTCTTTTGTTGAACAAGTATTTGCTGAGCAACTATGGGTTCAAGTACCCGATCTTCTTGACCATGTGCCATATGACGGCTTGCTCTTTGCTTAGCTATGTTGCGATTGCTTGGTTGAAGATGGTTCCGATGCAGACGATTCGATCTCGGATCCAATTTTTGAAGATTGCTGCTCTTAGCTTTGTCTTCTGTATTTCTGTTGTCTTTGGTAACATATCTCTTAGGTATTTGCCTGTTTCCTTCAACCAAGCTGTTGGGGCCACCACGCCTTTCTTTACGGCGGTTTTTGCTTACCTTATGACGATGAAGAGGGAAGCTTGGCTCACTTACGTTACTCTCATCCCTGTTGTTACTGGGGTCATTATTGCTAGTGGG GGTGAACCGAGTTTCCATCTGTTTGGATTTATAATATGTGTTGCAGCTACAGCTGCAAGGGCACTCAAATCAGTACTGCAAGGCATTTTGCTTTCTTCTGAAGG AGAGAAGCTGAATTCCATGAATCTTCTTCTGTACATGGCTCCAATAGCCGTTGTCTTTCTGCTGCCTGCAGCACTTTTTATGGAAGAAAACGTGGTTGGTATCACTCTGGCTCTTGCTCGAGATGATAAAAAGATCATCTGGTATCTGCTATTCAACTCTTCACTTGCCTATTTTGTAAACTTGACCAACTTTTTGGTTACCAAGCACACCAGTGCATTGACACTTCAG GTGCTTGGAAACGCAAAGGGTGCTGTTGCGGTGGTGATTTCGATTTTGATTTTCAGAAATCCAGTCTCTGTCACTGGAATGCTTGGTTACGCCCTCACGGTTATGGGAGTCATCCTCTACAGtgaatcaaagaaaagaagcaaATGA